In the bacterium genome, one interval contains:
- the rpsD gene encoding 30S ribosomal protein S4, which yields MARYTDSVCRLCRREALKLYLKGERCYTDKCAIERRNYPPGQHGQKRPKFSEYAMQLREKQKVKRMYGILEGQFRRYFAIAERSRGITGEILLQLLERRFDNMIYRMGFATSRPEARQLVRHGHFLVNGRKVDIPSALLKAGDVVTVRERSKNVTRVQEALAQAEHRGAPEWVEVNREGFTARVKALPTRAELTMPINEKLIVELYSK from the coding sequence GTGGCACGTTATACCGATTCGGTCTGCCGGCTGTGCCGCCGCGAGGCGCTCAAGCTCTATCTCAAGGGCGAGCGTTGCTACACCGACAAGTGCGCCATCGAGCGCCGCAACTACCCCCCGGGGCAGCACGGACAGAAGCGGCCGAAATTCTCCGAGTACGCCATGCAGTTGCGCGAGAAGCAGAAGGTGAAGCGCATGTACGGCATTCTCGAGGGACAGTTCCGCCGCTACTTCGCGATCGCGGAGCGGTCGCGCGGCATCACCGGCGAGATCCTGCTGCAGCTCCTCGAGCGGCGGTTCGACAACATGATCTACCGCATGGGCTTCGCGACGTCGCGCCCGGAGGCGCGGCAGTTGGTGCGCCACGGCCACTTTCTGGTGAACGGCCGCAAGGTCGACATCCCGTCGGCGCTGCTCAAGGCCGGCGACGTGGTGACCGTCCGCGAGCGCAGCAAGAACGTCACCCGCGTGCAGGAGGCGCTGGCCCAGGCCGAGCACCGCGGCGCGCCGGAGTGGGTCGAGGTCAACCGCGAAGGGTTCACCGCCCGGGTGAAGGCGCTGCCGACCCGTGCCGAGCTGACGATGCCGATCAACGAGAAGCTCATCGTCGAGCTGTACTCGAAGTGA
- the rpsK gene encoding 30S ribosomal protein S11, with the protein MAKPQGTENTPVKKKKVKRIVSDGVVHIHSTFNNTLVTITDQVGNVLAWSSAGAVGFKGSRKGTPFAAQLAADAAAKKAMDSGVRNVQVHVKGPGAGRESALRSLQSAGFHITVIRDVTPIPHNGCRAPKRRRV; encoded by the coding sequence ATGGCCAAGCCGCAGGGGACCGAGAATACTCCGGTCAAGAAGAAGAAGGTCAAGCGCATCGTCAGCGACGGCGTGGTGCACATCCACTCGACGTTCAACAACACGCTGGTGACGATCACCGATCAGGTGGGCAACGTGCTCGCCTGGTCGAGCGCTGGCGCGGTCGGCTTCAAGGGCTCCCGCAAGGGCACGCCGTTCGCGGCCCAGTTGGCCGCCGACGCCGCCGCCAAGAAGGCGATGGACAGCGGCGTCCGCAATGTCCAGGTGCACGTCAAGGGGCCTGGCGCCGGCCGCGAATCCGCCCTACGGTCGCTGCAGAGCGCGGGCTTCCACATCACCGTGATCCGCGACGTCACGCCGATCCCGCACAACGGCTGCCGCGCCCCGAAGCGGCGGCGCGTCTGA